One region of Erythrolamprus reginae isolate rEryReg1 chromosome 8, rEryReg1.hap1, whole genome shotgun sequence genomic DNA includes:
- the TMEM201 gene encoding transmembrane protein 201, whose translation MEDVGALVAAYSRGLAGGLGVTVCAAAGGVLLYKIARRSKPTHMTVNCWFCNQDTVVPYGNRNCWDCPNCEQYNGFEENGDYNKPIPAQYMENLNHVVSGAGAFYDPTKPQQWVSSQVLLCKKCNSHQTMKIKQLASFTPREEGKYDDEIEVYKHHLEQTYKLCRPCQAAVEYYIKYQNRQLRALLLRHHFNNRKSDKTYMQSYYASASAGNSTPLRVILLRFLAFLSCATLVVMAVYGSGDPFFLGSATSPVPPSPDLSRNKTGPPPPVILPPNGSLFEATGWQEVVQSLSARAVEMLEAAWIYGKNHQTAVVVLGLFTCILAMLLAGRIRLRRIDTFAAFLWLLVMGFHLVEKYLQVEIPSWVETAKFGTTSLCCLVGFAAAVATRKPGGQWRPRPRRFSPGDQMAIFPSGAEFSFACPSPPLPFIPSPPSILQLNQQLFCSPRRTSSSSLPGRLNRALSLGTIPSLARTDSGYLFSGSRPPSQASCPKDWAASDYFSVPSGSCLPSPAPSPAPSVAGSMASSSSSMRFRRPLISPARLNLKGQQLCLFRGQNKFHHSEDFPSFVPERSVFSKMPFGELGLPDLTAASSVSTEDSGKKVEGSSHSSNCVVDTTTKEEPSGWKSCFGYLLLRGLLALSLTVNAIFTSAYLYQTLR comes from the exons atggaAGACGTCGGCGCCTTGGTGGCGGCTTACTCCCGAGGCCTGGCCGGGGGCCTCGGCGTGACCGTGTGCGCTGCCGCCGGCGGAGTCTTGCTTTATAAAATCGCGCGAAG GTCGAAGCCCACACACATGACCGTCAATTGCTGGTTTTGTAACCAGGACACCGTGGTGCCGTACGGGAACCGCAATTGCTGGGATTGTCCGAATTGTGAGCAATACAACGGATTTGAAGAG AATGGCGATTACAACAAGCCCATCCCAGCTCAATATATGGAGAATCTAAATCACGTGGTTTCTGGGGCGGGTGCCTTCTATGACCCCACCAAACCCCAACAATGGGTCAGTAGCCAAGTTCTCCTTTGTAAGAAGTGTAATAGCCACCAGACCATGAAGATCAAGCAACTGGCGTCCTTCACCCCCCGAGAAGAG GGCAAATACGACGACGAAATCGAAGTATATAAGCACCACTTGGAGCAGACCTATAAACTTTGCCGGCCCTGCCAAGCTGCCGTCGAGTATTATATCAAGTATCAAAACCGCCAGCTTCGAGCTCTCCTCCTCCGGCATCATTTCAACAACCGGAAAAGCGACAAGACTTACATGCAG AGCTATTATGCCTCGGCTTCTGCCGGCAATAGCACCCCACTGCGAGTGATCCTGCTGCGGTTTCTGGCTTTCCTCAGTTGCGCCACCCTGGTGGTGATGGCCGTATATGGGTCAGGAGACCCATTTTTCTTGGGTTCTGCTACATCGCCGGTCCCGCCAAGCCCAGATCTGTCGAGGAATAAAACCGGGCCGCCTCCACCGGTGATCCTGCCGCCTAATGGCTCCCTCTTCGAAGCGACGGGCTGGCAGGAGGTTGTACAGTCACTCTCAGCGCGAGCCGTGGAAATGCTGGAAGCTGCCTGGATCTACGGGAAGAACCATCAAACGGCCGTGGTCGTCTTGGGGCTTTTCACTTGCATCCTGGCTATGCTGTTGGCGGGACGAATCAG GCTGCGACGCATTGACACCTTCGCGGCTTTCCTGTGGCTGCTGGTGATGGGCTTCCACTTGGTCGAGAAGTACCTTCAGGTGGAGATTCCCAGCTGGGTGGAGACTGCCAAGTTCGGCACCACCTCCCTGTGCTGCTTGGTGGGGTTTGCAGCTGCCGTGGCCACGCGGAAGCCCGGGGGTCAGTGGAGACCTCGGCCCCGAAG ATTTTCACCAGGAGATCAAATGGCCATCTTCCCCAGTGGTGCCGAGTTCAGCTTTGCCTGTCcatctcctccccttcctttcatCCCCAGTCCTCCCAGTATCCTCCAGTTGAACCAGCAGCTATTCTGCTCTCCACGCCGGACGTCATCCTCATCTCTCCCTGGACGGTTGAATCGTGCCCTTTCGCTTGGCACAATTCCTTCCCTAGCCAGGACTG ATTCGGGCTACCTGTTCAGCGGAAGCCGCCCGCCCTCGCAGGCCTCCTGCCCGAAGGATTGGGCAGCCTCAG ATTATTTCTCGGTCCCCTCCGGGAGCTGCCTGCCCTCGCCAGCACCCTCGCCAGCCCCATCGGTGGCTGGCTCCATGGCATCCAGTTCCAGTTCCATGCGGTTCCGACGGCCTCTAATCAGCCCAGCTCGGCTAAACCTAAAAGGACAGCAGCTATGTCTCTTCAGGGGACAAAACAAATTCCATCACAGTGAAGATTTTCCCTCGTTTGTGCCGGAGCGGTCCGTCTTTTCCAAAATGCCCTTCGGAGAGCTGGGCCTGCCAG ATCTGACAGCGGCTAGCAGCGTCTCCACCGAGGATTCGGGGAAAAAGGTGGAGGGTTCGTCCCACTCATCCAATTGCGTTGTCGACACCACAACGAAAGAAGAACCTTCGGGCTGGAAGA GCTGCTTTGGGTACCTGCTTCTTCGAGGTCTCCTGGCCCTCAGCTTGACAGTCAACGCCATCTTCACTTCGGCCTACCTCTACCAAACGTTGCGGTGA